CCGCGTCATCGCCGACGACAACGCCACAGCTCTCAAGGCGACTCTCGCCGGCGATCTGCTCACCCTCGGGTTCACCGATCTCGAGCAGGCTTCGCGTGCGCGATCCATCCTGAGCGACATCGCCCGGACGGAGATCGATCAGAAAGACGCAGCGCTCTCCCTCACCGCACCGAACGGCGATCGACTGCTGCCGGTGATCGTGCGGGAGCTGGATGCCGCGGGCATCATCGTCGACAGCGCAACAGGGGTACCCCCGACGCTGGACGACGTCTTCCTCGCTCTTACCGGGCGCACGCTCCGCGAAGCCGGCGAGGGCGCAGATGCCGAGACCGAGGCAGACCCGGCAGCAGCCATCACTTCCGAGAAGACTGGAGTCCTCTGATGACCACCGACACCCTTGTGCGCTCGAACCTCGCACGCGACAGCTGGAACGTTCTGACTCGCGAACTGAAGCCGGCGATGCGCGACCCGTTCTCGTTGATCTTCAGCCTGCTGCAGCCGCTGGTGTTCCTCGGACTGTTCGCACCACTGCTCATCGGCGGCTCCGGCGAGCCTGCGGGTGAGACGCTGCGCTGGTTCGTCCCCGGCATACTCGTCATGCTCGTGCTGTTCGGCACTGGCGCGACCGGGTCGAATCTGCAGTACGAGATGGGCACGGGATCGCACGAGCGCACCCTGGTCGCACCGCTCGCACGGCCATCGCTGCTGATCGGCCGCGCGCTGAAGGAAGTCGCGCCGATCGTCATCCAGGCACTGATCATCGTCGCCATCGCCTGGCCCTTCGGCTTCGCGATCAACCCGGTCGGCCTCGTCATCGGCCTTGCGCTGCTGGCTGTCTTCGGCGTGGGGCTCGGGGCGCTGTCCTATACGTTGGCCCTCGCATCGAAGAACAGGGAGTGGCTGTTCTGGGGCGTTCAGCAGACGCTGATCTTCCCGCTGATGATCCTCTCCGGGATGCTGCTCCCGCTCGATGAGGGGCCGGCATGGATGCGGGTGGTCGCCTCGGTGAACCCGGTGAACTGGGTCGTTCAGGCCGAACGCGCGCTGCTCTCCGGCGACTTCGCGAACCCCACGGTGGTGTGGGGGTGGATCTCTGCGCTGGCAGTGGCCGTCGTCGGCCTCATCGTCGGCGTGCGCGCGATGCGCCGCAGCAACTGAGCACCTGCCTTTGCGGCGTCAGGCGCGAGCCTGGCGCCGCACGCGCGTGCTTAGACTGGAGGGATGAAGTTGCCGCCCCTCCTCGTGTATTCCGTGCTGCGGCTGCTGGCCTTCCTCGTGCCGCTCGCGGTGATGTGGTTCTTCTTCCCGATCATGCGAGAGCTCTGGTGGCTGACAGCCATCTTCGCCGCATTGATCGGCATGAGCATCTCGATCCTCTTCCTGCGCAAGCCGCTGTCCGGCGCTTCGTCCGAGATCTACGAGCGGCGAGAGGCCCGCACGACTCCGGGCCGGCAAAGCGCTGCCGAACGGGATGCCGACGCGGAAGATGCGGCGCTCGACGATGCATCCGAAAGCTCTTCGGGCACGACATCGGGCAACGCCGCGAAGCAGGAATGACTGCTCAGCCGACGAACGCCCAGTACAACGCGCCCGCATAGGCGAGTGCGGTGAGCGAAGTGAGCCCGAGGGCGACCACGAGTTCACGAGACTGGCGGTACGACCACA
The DNA window shown above is from Microbacterium murale and carries:
- a CDS encoding ABC transporter permease translates to MTTDTLVRSNLARDSWNVLTRELKPAMRDPFSLIFSLLQPLVFLGLFAPLLIGGSGEPAGETLRWFVPGILVMLVLFGTGATGSNLQYEMGTGSHERTLVAPLARPSLLIGRALKEVAPIVIQALIIVAIAWPFGFAINPVGLVIGLALLAVFGVGLGALSYTLALASKNREWLFWGVQQTLIFPLMILSGMLLPLDEGPAWMRVVASVNPVNWVVQAERALLSGDFANPTVVWGWISALAVAVVGLIVGVRAMRRSN
- a CDS encoding DUF4229 domain-containing protein is translated as MKLPPLLVYSVLRLLAFLVPLAVMWFFFPIMRELWWLTAIFAALIGMSISILFLRKPLSGASSEIYERREARTTPGRQSAAERDADAEDAALDDASESSSGTTSGNAAKQE